From the genome of Anticarsia gemmatalis isolate Benzon Research Colony breed Stoneville strain chromosome 13, ilAntGemm2 primary, whole genome shotgun sequence, one region includes:
- the Chro gene encoding chromodomain-containing protein chromator isoform X2 produces the protein MTSVEEGETPPEEVPAGNPDELAKNPTALKEAHEQMATLDVLVCGLCHSAFHFVEEFKEHKDANNCSGKSPVRDSNESKAQVWAFLLWKCSSVRDGSTVNTDNSWKLYQQWCRMPEAQRTAWITAGSNVQALSKFAHAKVMEVKTEDQLVPVQTPVQTEVKRRGRPRKIPKPEDSETQPSGEDSDDIVKASPGLKGINKVPLTYVNKNKELSESVRNAQERVPPEERIARRTERGEAEAGEYVVEKILAKRFNPRRKQYEYLLKWEGYPHEQNTWEPVENMETCKHLLEAFEKQLARQKELKALRAQQQQQQHPVQVKQMSTPLPQVVKQVVKKESPAMTPSGRLQRTSKVRALDQVKAWCGADDGEPVAKKVKKELSSEDDDYSDQDSTKADKKLLNGQSSPKSSLDPELVKSLGLGGKGMPNIKGVIKVDPKHMPNLTTGVYIMSKSSGIMKIDSPGKLGPGLNIDQDVIRKQIMAAKQKKLEEAKKTSPVRTPVASQIKKTYGSGGQQVTEKTIITPSGQKIIQRTIQRPSGQGEGKSPVTILNKKLAQGDSLLRRGGSGRGRGRGGYAVATAGGNIVRIRENKTPVSFDFEQSDASSDTSDGIEDPFPAALGPLPPASPPRALTLCPASGRRLARAEGEPTPPPTPSPPPPPATPPPAPAHAAMLMKVEMSPGGTTGMLVQGDAAQPSLPVLTDEDGTEVKVEASAVKQLLEGGVVGEDGEEVGLLHAGHTPIMIRGEDGVLYQVAGENEAGQTLLVAAEGVEGAVEGVEGAVEGEGDVVYVTREDGQDVLAIDPSQLAQLMPGGEPAPTLQQVAVQVEGEPGEDATQVIAQLLQADLPSPGGTRRVVLMLPDGSLTMTELDKDQYESITEASKAQE, from the exons ATGACTTCGGTAGAAGAAGGTGAGACACCACCCGAGGAAGTGCCGGCGGGAAATCCAGATGAACTTGCAAAAAACCCAACAGCTCTCAAAG AGGCACATGAGCAGATGGCTACTTTAGATGTATTAGTATGTGGACTGTGCCACTCAGCATTTCATTTTGTTGAGGAATTTAAGGAGCACAAAGATGCCAACAACTGCTCAGGAAAGTCTCCTGTTAGAGATAGT AATGAAAGTAAAGCCCAAGTGTGGGCTTTTCTGCTGTGGAAATGTTCATCAGTGAGAGATGGGTCCACAGTGAACACAGACAATAGCTGGAAGCTGTACCAACAGTGGTGTCGCATGCCAGAAGCACAGCGCACAGCGTGGATCACTGCTGGCTCTAATGTCCAAGCGCTGTCTAAATTTGCTCATGCTAAAGTT ATGGAGGTAAAGACTGAAGATCAACTAGTTCCTGTACAAACACCAGTCCAGACTGAGGTTAAGAGACGCGGTAGACCAAGAAAAATACCTAAACCA GAGGACTCAGAAACACAGCCCTCGGGCGAGGACAGTGATGATATTGTTAAAGCTAGCCCTGGACTGAAGGGTATTAATAAAGTACCATTAACCTATGTTAACAAAAATAAG GAGCTGAGCGAGTCGGTGCGCAACGCGCAGGAGCGCGTGCCGCCCGAGGAGCGCATCGCGCGCCGCACGGAGCGCGGCGAGGCGGAGGCGGGCGAGTACGTGGTGGAGAAGATCCTGGCCAAGCGCTTTAACCCGCGCCGCAAGCAGTACGAGTACCTGCTCAAGTGGGAGGGCTATCCACA TGAACAGAATACCTGGGAGCCCGTGGAAAACATGGAGACGTGTAAGCATTTGTTGGAAGCGTTCGAGAAACAATTAGCGCGTCAGAAAGAATTGAAGGCGCTCAGAGCTcagcaacaacaacagcaacaTCCAGTGCAg GTAAAGCAAATGAGTACGCCTTTACCGCAAGTCGTTAAGCAAGTGGTAAAGAAAGAGAGCCCAGCGATGACACCTTCTGG GCGTCTTCAACGTACAAGCAAGGTACGTGCACTGGATCAAGTGAAAGCGTGGTGTGGTGCGGACGATGGCGAGCCTGTTGCTAAGAAAGTTAAGAAGGAACTTTCAAGTGAAGATGATGACTATTCAGACCAGGATTCAACAAAAG CTGACAAGAAATTGCTGAATGGACAATCGTCACCAAAGTCCTCTCTGGACCCTGAGCTGGTGAAATCACTCGGCCTCGGTGGGAAAGGCATGCCGAACATAAAGGGCGTCATTAAAGTCGACCCTAAACATATGCCTAACCTTACAACAG GTGTGTATATAATGTCGAAGAGTTCAGGAATTATGAAGATTGACTCGCCAGGCAAATTGGGACCAGGTCTGAATATAGATCAGGATGTTATTAGGAAACAAATTATGGCTGCTAAgcag AAAAAATTAGAGGAAGCTAAAAAGACATCACCAGTGCGTACTCCTGTTGCGTCACAG ATTAAAAAAACCTACGGCTCGGGAGGGCAACAAGTGACAGAGAAAACTATAATAACTCCATCTGGACAAAAGATTATTCAACGAACGATACAAAGGCCCTCCGGGCAGGGTGAGGGCAAATCGCCCGTTACCATCCTTAACAAGAAACTAGCTCAG GGCGACAGCTTACTTCGGCGCGGAGGGTCGGGTCGAGGTCGCGGGCGCGGCGGTTACGCCGTCGCCACGGCCGGCGGGAACATCGTGCGGATACGCGAGAACAAGACGCCCGTCAGCTTCGACTTCGAGCAGTCGGACGCGTCGTCGGACACGTCGGACGGCATCGAGGACCCGTTCCCGGCCGCGCTGGGCCCGCTGCCGCCCGCGTCCCCGCCGCGCGCGCTCACGCTGTGCCCCGCCAGCGGCCGGCGCCTGGCGCGCGCCGAGGGCGAGCCCACGCCGCCGCCCAcgccgtcgccgccgccgccgcccgccacgccgccgcccgcgcccgcgcacgCCGCCATGCTCATGAAGGTGGAGATGTCGCCGGGCGGCACCACGGGCATGCTGGTGCAGGGCGACGCCGCGCAGCCCTCGCTGCCCGTGCTCACTGACGAGGACGGC ACCGAGGTGAAGGTCGAAGCGAGCGCGGTGAAACAGCTGCTGGAGGGCGGCGTCGTAGGCGAGGACGGTGAAGAAGTGGGCCTCCTCCACGCGGGACACACTCCTATCATGATCAGAGGGGAGGACGGCGTGCTGTACCAG GTGGCCGGAGAGAACGAAGCCGGTCAAACGTTGTTAGTGGCGGCCGAGGGAGTGGAAGGCGCCGTGGAAGGTGTCGAAGGTGCCGTCGAAGGAGAGGGTGACGTAGTATACGTGACGAGAGAAGACGGACAG GACGTGCTGGCGATCGACCCGTCGCAGCTGGCGCAGCTCATGCCGGGCGGCGAGCCGGCGCCCACGCTGCAGCAGGTGGCCGTGCAGGTGGAGGGCGAGCCCGGCGAGGACGCCACGCAGGTCATCGCGCAGCTGCTGCAGGCCGACCTGCCCTCGCCCG GCGGCACGAGAA